The Kocuria sp. TGY1127_2 genome includes a window with the following:
- the pepN gene encoding aminopeptidase N: MVRNDNLTDEEARSRSQMLDVEQYEVHVDLTYAADPGMPAFPTTTTVTFRADVPTSGEAETFIEYIHHSVDSVELNGQKLRISDVVQGSRILLPRLAPTNRLVIHGRSLYSRSGEGLHRFIDPEDGRLYLYTQYEPSDCRRVFPTFEQPDLKAVFRFSVTAPSDWEVASNTEVVSTQEDPVLEGFSKRIFAPTRRMSTYITTLLAGQYHAVSKLYRPSIENSAVAPMTLYCRQSMAQYMESEAIFDLVAKGLDYFQELFAYPYPWGKYDQAFVPEYNLGAMENPGLVTFTESYLFPGGSTLAQREGRANVIMHEMSHMWFGDLVTMRWWSDLWLKESFAEFMGALAAEEVGGFNESWVTFAHRRKDWAYTQDLYSTTHPIVAEIPDVEAAKQNFDGITYAKGASVLKQLVAYVGFDRFVTAARSYFARHEFGTAELSDFLGALEESCGRDLGQWSRAWLESQGVTSLKYNPDRGVLEQSLPDSVTQDLGRPHVLNVASFVLENGVLKKKQGQEADIPSGREGLALELTDFGRGQADDEIVLVNQDDQTYALTSFNSAEIGIAVNYGHTLAEPIDRAVLGSALWNMVRAGELDPRVYTDHVAAGLGVETSATLLDTVLVHAETALFLYMSPDGRSDCLHKFSTAVAEQLPLCEPGSDRQSILTRHGLRLAREDAHLLGFAQELVEFAEQNPGRNEWGGLELSDELVWSARTALAARGVVSGEYLDRALDSHRSQHAAIGAARSKAALPHIEEKHRAWTSIFTNELSNDILSATAAGIRTGTPALRDGLAADYFERLGDVWEKNSIGMATRIVKGLYPGLDDDVDPQVETETWLSENPDAPRALRRELTERLEDAKRAARIRSLWG, encoded by the coding sequence ATGGTGCGTAACGACAACCTCACTGACGAAGAAGCCCGCTCACGGTCCCAGATGCTCGATGTCGAGCAATACGAGGTCCACGTGGATCTCACCTATGCAGCGGACCCCGGCATGCCCGCCTTTCCGACGACGACAACCGTAACCTTCCGAGCCGACGTCCCGACGTCCGGTGAAGCCGAAACGTTCATCGAGTACATCCACCACAGCGTCGATTCCGTTGAACTGAACGGACAGAAACTGCGGATCTCGGACGTCGTCCAAGGCAGTCGTATTCTTTTGCCCCGTCTGGCCCCTACCAATCGTCTGGTCATTCACGGACGGTCTTTGTACTCCCGCTCAGGGGAAGGACTCCACCGTTTCATCGATCCCGAAGACGGCCGCCTTTATCTTTACACCCAATACGAACCCAGCGACTGTAGACGCGTTTTCCCAACTTTCGAACAGCCTGATCTGAAGGCAGTTTTTCGCTTCTCCGTAACGGCGCCGAGCGATTGGGAAGTCGCTTCGAATACCGAGGTCGTGTCCACCCAGGAAGATCCGGTCCTTGAGGGCTTCAGCAAAAGGATTTTCGCCCCAACACGCCGAATGTCCACGTACATCACCACATTGCTCGCAGGGCAGTACCACGCGGTCAGCAAGCTGTACCGGCCCTCGATAGAGAATTCCGCGGTCGCTCCCATGACTTTGTATTGCCGGCAGTCGATGGCCCAATACATGGAATCGGAAGCAATCTTCGATCTCGTCGCCAAGGGACTGGACTACTTCCAGGAACTGTTCGCCTACCCCTATCCGTGGGGAAAGTACGACCAGGCCTTCGTGCCCGAATACAACCTCGGGGCCATGGAGAATCCCGGACTCGTGACGTTCACGGAGTCGTACCTTTTCCCCGGCGGTTCGACTCTGGCCCAGCGGGAAGGGCGAGCGAACGTCATCATGCACGAGATGTCGCACATGTGGTTCGGTGACCTCGTGACCATGCGCTGGTGGTCCGATCTGTGGCTCAAGGAGTCGTTCGCCGAATTCATGGGCGCCCTCGCAGCCGAAGAAGTCGGTGGCTTCAACGAATCGTGGGTTACTTTCGCCCACCGTCGCAAGGACTGGGCCTACACTCAAGACCTTTACTCGACGACCCACCCCATAGTGGCCGAGATACCGGACGTCGAAGCTGCCAAGCAGAATTTTGATGGCATCACTTACGCGAAAGGCGCATCGGTCCTCAAACAATTGGTTGCTTACGTCGGCTTTGATCGTTTTGTCACCGCGGCCAGATCGTATTTTGCCCGCCACGAATTCGGGACGGCCGAGCTATCCGATTTTCTGGGCGCCCTCGAAGAATCGTGCGGCAGGGATCTCGGCCAGTGGTCTCGGGCCTGGCTCGAGTCCCAAGGCGTCACCTCCTTGAAGTACAACCCGGATCGCGGCGTCCTTGAGCAGAGTCTCCCGGACTCGGTGACTCAAGACCTCGGCCGCCCCCACGTCCTGAATGTGGCCTCATTCGTCCTCGAGAACGGGGTTCTCAAGAAGAAACAAGGGCAAGAGGCCGATATCCCGTCCGGTCGCGAAGGACTCGCTCTAGAGCTCACCGACTTCGGTCGCGGCCAGGCCGACGACGAAATCGTACTGGTCAATCAGGACGATCAGACCTACGCGCTGACCTCGTTCAATTCCGCAGAGATCGGAATCGCAGTAAACTACGGGCACACGCTTGCTGAGCCGATTGACCGAGCCGTTCTCGGCAGCGCACTCTGGAACATGGTCCGCGCTGGCGAGCTCGACCCTCGGGTCTACACGGATCACGTGGCCGCAGGACTCGGAGTCGAGACCTCGGCAACTCTCCTGGATACCGTACTGGTTCACGCAGAAACCGCGCTTTTCCTCTATATGTCCCCGGACGGTCGCAGCGATTGCCTTCACAAGTTCTCCACCGCGGTAGCCGAGCAACTTCCGTTGTGTGAGCCAGGCAGCGATCGACAAAGTATCCTGACGCGCCACGGGCTGCGTCTCGCGAGAGAAGATGCGCATCTTCTGGGCTTTGCGCAAGAGCTCGTCGAATTCGCCGAGCAGAACCCTGGTCGCAACGAGTGGGGCGGCTTGGAACTGAGCGACGAACTCGTGTGGTCGGCACGTACCGCGCTCGCGGCCCGAGGAGTCGTGTCTGGTGAATATCTAGACCGTGCCCTCGATTCCCACCGAAGCCAGCATGCAGCCATCGGTGCGGCCCGTTCGAAAGCCGCGCTTCCTCATATCGAGGAAAAGCATCGAGCCTGGACCAGCATTTTCACCAACGAGCTGTCCAACGACATCCTGTCGGCAACGGCAGCAGGTATTCGCACGGGAACACCGGCTTTGCGCGATGGCCTCGCTGCCGACTACTTCGAACGGCTGGGGGACGTATGGGAGAAGAATTCGATCGGAATGGCCACGAGGATCGTCAAAGGGCTGTACCCGGGGCTGGACGACGACGTCGACCCACAGGTCGAGACGGAGACTTGGCTTTCAGAAAACCCCGACGCGCCACGGGCTTTGCGTCGAGAGCTGACCGAAAGGCTCGAGGACGCCAAGAGGGCAGCTCGGATCCGGTCATTATGGGGCTGA
- a CDS encoding MaoC/PaaZ C-terminal domain-containing protein, protein MKLPRISAKQLIGRDVPALNPKYLRDKAGPAGMYLNILGKELGSAVEKRRPGHDSEASSPRQVLPSPSALPAIDHRIRLGSADNQKFCEVVGASATDHAHGGYLHAVTFPLSTELMTKKSFPLRLLGLIHLKNSVVHHRAVAVDSTVKIRVQVKGFGKHRRGTTVTILAEIWDESGELAFTDESVYLSKEAPASNNRKNGTSTSDISEGREQRPDPRDGFTLIGMWRLPSATGRSYAKASGDANPIHLSNATAKIFGMKSAIAHGMYCASRALTQATRDPAAPCSWSVEFGSPVFLPTKVGIWRDLDHGTRSEVVLRGIGQKNRKNFDFSWRGPEAHPDQD, encoded by the coding sequence ATGAAACTCCCACGCATTTCTGCGAAGCAGCTCATAGGGCGGGACGTGCCCGCGTTGAATCCGAAGTACCTCCGAGACAAGGCCGGCCCTGCAGGTATGTACTTGAACATACTGGGGAAAGAGCTGGGGAGCGCCGTTGAGAAGCGGCGACCAGGTCACGATTCCGAAGCATCGTCTCCTCGGCAAGTGCTGCCCAGCCCGTCCGCGTTACCCGCGATCGATCACCGCATCAGACTGGGCTCGGCCGATAATCAGAAATTCTGCGAGGTGGTTGGAGCCAGCGCTACAGACCACGCGCACGGCGGATATCTACACGCCGTCACGTTCCCGTTGTCGACTGAGCTGATGACGAAGAAATCGTTTCCTCTGCGCCTGCTCGGCCTGATCCACCTGAAAAATTCTGTGGTCCATCATCGAGCGGTCGCGGTAGACTCGACCGTCAAAATCAGGGTGCAAGTCAAGGGATTCGGAAAACACCGTCGCGGCACGACCGTCACCATTCTCGCCGAGATCTGGGATGAGTCCGGTGAACTGGCGTTCACGGACGAATCCGTCTACCTGTCCAAGGAGGCTCCCGCGTCGAACAACCGGAAAAACGGCACCTCAACTTCCGACATTTCGGAAGGTCGAGAGCAACGGCCCGACCCGCGCGACGGATTCACCCTGATCGGAATGTGGCGCCTGCCCTCGGCGACTGGACGTTCCTACGCGAAAGCCTCAGGTGACGCCAACCCGATCCATCTCAGCAACGCCACGGCCAAGATCTTCGGAATGAAGAGCGCAATCGCTCACGGCATGTACTGCGCGTCTCGCGCTCTGACTCAGGCGACTCGAGATCCGGCTGCACCCTGCTCATGGAGCGTTGAGTTCGGCTCTCCTGTCTTCCTGCCGACCAAGGTCGGAATATGGCGCGACCTGGATCATGGGACTCGTTCAGAGGTCGTCCTGCGGGGTATAGGCCAGAAGAACCGCAAGAACTTCGATTTCTCGTGGCGCGGCCCAGAAGCTCACCCGGACCAGGACTGA
- a CDS encoding acyl-CoA dehydrogenase: protein MPLNENVSTGGNETDNLSEQRAPHKGSPEPLSQGPVEEIQAVQDPQAAGTIDVTAIHDELMGKWKDIRQYTRDIIEDPDLHKIDTDSYQDQRKRVSRQLEVLVDKGVVHRAYPKYVGGQENPGGNIAGFEELVAADPSLQIKAGVQWGLFGAAVHQLGSEEHHRKWLPDIMSLKTPGVFAMTEIGHGSDVASVGTTATFDAESGEFVINTPFKAAWKDYLGNAAQDGKAAVVFAQLITRGVNHGVHAFYVPIRDEEGYNLPGITSEDDGRKGGLNGVDNGRLAFDHVRIPRTNLLNRYGDVAEDGTYSSPIDSPGRRFFTTLGTLVQGRVSLDGSAINAAKIGLSIAIRYAYERRQFSAGGDAEATLMSYQLHRRRLLPLLATTYAQALAHHDLLETFDEVFSGRQDTPENRAELETLAAALKPMSTWNALETLQECREACGGSGFMTKNRFTSLYQDLDVYATFEGDNHVLLQLVAKRLLGDYSKEFAALDFGTITKYVSSRAEDLAVNRTGLRRAAQILQDTGDQRKSAKALKDPKLQRDLLGDRVHTLIAEAADALRPAKKMRPEEATQVFNTQQVKLIEAARSHAELLQWEAMTESLTKLEGKTAEVMTSLRDLFGMTLIEKNLGWYISYGLVSTQRGRALGEYINHLLEKIEPFSLQLVEAFGFKQAHLRAEISSGIEAVRQSDASEYFRKLRASSDAPVDEKTLNKMKRKQKTQHSSKKKR from the coding sequence ATGCCCCTCAACGAAAACGTCTCGACCGGCGGGAACGAAACAGACAACCTCTCGGAGCAGCGCGCGCCACACAAAGGTTCTCCTGAGCCCCTCTCGCAAGGACCGGTCGAAGAAATTCAGGCCGTGCAGGATCCGCAAGCCGCCGGCACGATTGACGTCACAGCGATCCATGACGAGCTCATGGGCAAGTGGAAGGACATCCGTCAGTACACGCGGGACATCATCGAGGATCCGGATCTTCACAAGATCGACACCGATTCGTACCAGGATCAGCGCAAGCGCGTCTCTCGGCAACTCGAGGTCCTTGTCGACAAAGGGGTCGTTCACCGCGCCTACCCGAAGTACGTCGGCGGGCAGGAAAACCCGGGCGGCAACATCGCTGGATTCGAGGAATTGGTTGCCGCAGACCCGTCTCTGCAGATCAAGGCCGGGGTCCAGTGGGGATTGTTCGGGGCAGCGGTCCATCAACTCGGCTCGGAAGAGCATCATCGGAAATGGCTTCCGGACATCATGTCCTTGAAGACACCCGGTGTTTTCGCGATGACGGAAATCGGTCACGGATCGGACGTCGCCTCCGTCGGTACGACGGCGACCTTCGACGCCGAAAGCGGCGAATTCGTCATCAACACACCGTTCAAAGCCGCCTGGAAGGACTACCTCGGCAACGCGGCCCAGGACGGCAAGGCAGCGGTGGTTTTCGCGCAACTCATCACTCGCGGCGTGAACCACGGCGTACACGCTTTCTACGTCCCCATTCGGGATGAGGAGGGCTATAACCTACCGGGAATCACCTCGGAGGACGACGGCCGCAAAGGAGGGCTGAACGGCGTGGACAACGGCAGGCTCGCTTTTGACCACGTCAGAATCCCCCGGACCAATCTGCTCAACCGATACGGCGACGTCGCCGAAGACGGTACATACTCCTCCCCCATCGATTCGCCAGGTCGCCGCTTCTTCACGACCCTCGGCACTTTGGTTCAGGGCCGTGTGTCGCTGGACGGGTCGGCGATCAACGCAGCGAAGATAGGGCTGAGCATTGCGATTCGGTACGCCTACGAACGCCGTCAATTTTCCGCGGGCGGGGATGCGGAAGCCACGCTCATGAGCTACCAGCTGCATCGTCGCCGACTCCTGCCTTTGTTGGCCACGACCTACGCGCAAGCATTAGCCCACCACGATCTGTTGGAGACTTTCGACGAAGTGTTCTCAGGACGCCAGGACACCCCTGAGAACCGCGCCGAACTCGAAACCTTGGCGGCGGCGTTGAAACCGATGTCGACATGGAATGCCCTGGAAACTCTCCAGGAGTGCCGGGAAGCCTGCGGAGGATCCGGGTTCATGACGAAGAACCGGTTCACATCCCTGTACCAGGACCTCGACGTCTACGCGACCTTCGAGGGTGACAACCACGTTCTGCTCCAGCTCGTTGCCAAGCGTCTACTCGGCGATTATTCCAAGGAATTCGCCGCACTCGATTTCGGGACCATCACCAAATACGTGTCGTCCCGCGCCGAGGATCTCGCGGTCAATCGGACAGGATTGCGCCGCGCCGCACAAATACTTCAGGACACGGGAGACCAGAGGAAGTCTGCCAAGGCCCTCAAAGATCCAAAGCTGCAGAGAGATCTCTTGGGCGACAGGGTCCACACGTTGATCGCAGAGGCTGCGGATGCGTTGCGTCCGGCCAAGAAGATGCGCCCCGAGGAGGCGACCCAAGTCTTCAACACGCAACAGGTCAAATTGATCGAGGCGGCTCGATCGCACGCGGAGCTGCTTCAGTGGGAGGCCATGACGGAGTCCCTGACCAAACTCGAGGGCAAGACTGCCGAAGTTATGACATCTCTGCGAGATCTCTTCGGAATGACCCTGATCGAGAAGAACCTGGGTTGGTATATTTCCTACGGCCTGGTTTCCACGCAGCGCGGACGTGCCCTGGGCGAATACATCAATCACCTGCTCGAGAAGATCGAACCATTTTCGTTGCAATTGGTCGAGGCTTTCGGCTTCAAACAGGCACATTTGCGAGCCGAGATTTCGAGCGGAATCGAGGCCGTGCGCCAGTCCGATGCTTCGGAGTACTTCCGGAAGCTCAGGGCTTCATCAGATGCGCCCGTTGATGAAAAGACCTTGAACAAGATGAAGCGCAAACAGAAGACTCAGCATTCCTCGAAGAAAAAGCGCTGA
- a CDS encoding 3-oxoacyl-ACP reductase, which produces MKDSYAQIVNSSVGKKVAGALGLPQPVELRRYEPHQDLLKDRKVLVVGGQSVDGLADKLLNWGLEVRRHPETNTRYGAIIADFTEAEKPGDLQKGALTVGAALRSLGSSGRVIVLGRSTEGIESPNAAEITATQAGVVGFMRSLAHEMRKGATCNQLNLSPELRPDDESVEGPLRFLLSARSAYVSGQPVNVEPAKPHTVDPETPVSGQVAVVTGAARGIGEAIVRRLHDDGASIILVDVPAAGEALSRVANSVGGLALQLDITQDDAGARIAEAAKKHFGRLDIVIHNAGITRDKMLANMDEAKWGSVLTVNLAAQLAMNRQLLDSGALGPNPRVVSLASTSGIAGNRGQTNYGASKAGIIGMVSALAVDFAQAGGTINAVAPGFIETEMTKAMPTVTREVARRLNSMQQGGKPEDVAQAVGFLASNAAAGINGQTLRVCGQSMVGA; this is translated from the coding sequence ATGAAGGATTCATACGCACAGATCGTGAACTCGTCCGTGGGCAAGAAAGTGGCAGGGGCGTTGGGTCTGCCTCAGCCGGTGGAGCTTCGACGCTACGAGCCGCACCAGGACTTGCTGAAAGACCGCAAAGTTCTTGTCGTTGGAGGTCAGAGCGTCGATGGGTTGGCCGACAAATTGCTCAATTGGGGCTTGGAGGTTCGCCGACATCCGGAAACGAACACCCGTTACGGTGCGATCATCGCTGATTTCACCGAGGCAGAGAAGCCTGGTGACCTACAAAAAGGTGCCCTGACGGTCGGCGCTGCCTTGCGAAGCCTCGGCAGTTCGGGCCGCGTGATCGTGCTCGGTCGATCGACGGAAGGCATCGAGTCCCCGAACGCTGCGGAGATCACTGCAACTCAAGCGGGCGTGGTCGGGTTCATGCGCTCCTTGGCTCACGAGATGCGCAAGGGCGCGACGTGCAATCAGCTGAATCTCTCGCCGGAGCTCAGGCCCGATGACGAGAGCGTCGAGGGGCCACTTCGATTTCTCCTCTCGGCGCGTTCGGCCTACGTCAGTGGTCAACCTGTGAACGTTGAGCCCGCGAAGCCACATACGGTCGACCCCGAAACTCCGGTCAGTGGACAGGTCGCCGTGGTCACGGGCGCGGCTCGCGGCATCGGCGAGGCGATCGTGCGTCGACTCCACGATGACGGTGCAAGCATTATCCTGGTCGACGTCCCGGCCGCGGGGGAGGCGCTGTCCAGAGTCGCCAACAGCGTTGGGGGACTGGCGCTCCAGCTGGATATTACCCAGGACGATGCCGGTGCAAGGATCGCGGAAGCCGCCAAGAAGCACTTCGGTCGCCTCGACATCGTGATTCATAACGCAGGGATCACCCGCGACAAGATGCTGGCCAATATGGACGAAGCGAAATGGGGATCAGTCTTGACCGTCAATCTGGCCGCCCAGCTGGCCATGAACCGTCAACTGCTGGACTCGGGCGCCTTGGGGCCCAATCCGCGCGTCGTGTCCTTGGCATCGACGAGCGGCATCGCAGGCAACCGGGGGCAGACCAACTACGGGGCATCCAAAGCTGGAATCATTGGCATGGTCTCTGCTCTGGCAGTCGATTTTGCCCAGGCTGGCGGCACGATCAATGCCGTCGCACCCGGTTTCATCGAAACCGAGATGACCAAGGCGATGCCCACTGTGACCCGTGAAGTTGCTCGGAGGCTCAATTCGATGCAACAGGGCGGAAAGCCCGAAGACGTAGCCCAGGCGGTTGGTTTTCTGGCGTCGAATGCTGCGGCCGGCATCAACGGGCAGACTCTGCGCGTCTGCGGACAGTCCATGGTGGGTGCGTAA
- a CDS encoding TetR/AcrR family transcriptional regulator — protein sequence MNTKESLDERKDDSAPASSLDGRVTRWDTHRRVRRRQLLREARKAIHKLGPQASMEEIAQHSGTSKSVFYRYFTDKAGLSQALGEFLLAGIEPKIAEAARSGSTPQDVVQRMIDVYLTMVQRSPAIHEFVTTQAGLGWTRAEDDENPTASLGHFADHMATLLLGSLRSIPNGLNKTSIEDELVLDYWARAVVGMVNSVTDKWSRSNALGEGPPREIVVERLTQWILMPLQDSR from the coding sequence GTGAATACCAAAGAGAGCCTTGATGAGCGGAAAGATGATTCCGCTCCGGCAAGTTCCCTGGACGGCAGGGTCACACGGTGGGACACGCATCGGCGTGTCCGCCGTCGGCAGCTTCTGCGTGAGGCCAGAAAGGCGATCCACAAGCTCGGGCCTCAGGCCTCGATGGAAGAGATTGCACAGCATTCGGGAACATCCAAGTCGGTGTTCTACAGATACTTCACGGACAAAGCAGGACTCAGCCAGGCGCTGGGAGAATTCCTTCTGGCCGGAATCGAGCCGAAAATCGCGGAGGCCGCCCGCAGCGGCTCCACGCCTCAGGATGTTGTTCAACGCATGATCGATGTGTACCTGACGATGGTCCAGCGATCACCCGCCATTCATGAATTCGTCACAACTCAGGCGGGATTGGGCTGGACGCGAGCCGAAGACGACGAGAATCCCACCGCTTCCCTGGGCCATTTCGCCGACCACATGGCGACCCTGCTCCTCGGCTCCCTCCGTTCCATACCCAACGGGTTGAACAAAACATCCATCGAAGATGAGTTGGTTTTGGATTACTGGGCCCGCGCGGTCGTTGGAATGGTCAACTCGGTGACGGACAAGTGGAGCCGCTCCAACGCGCTGGGAGAGGGACCTCCACGAGAAATCGTCGTCGAGAGACTGACCCAATGGATTCTCATGCCGCTCCAGGACTCTCGATGA
- a CDS encoding acetyl-CoA C-acetyltransferase: MSQAYVLGGNRIPFARSNGAYASASNLDMLTTTFDGLAARYGLAGQQVGEVAAGAVLKHSKDFNLTREAVLGSAFASSTPAYDVQQACATGLETVWGLSNKIRLGQMDSAVAGGVDSASDAPIVVSEGLRRGLLELSRAKTLKQRLAAVSKIRPADIKPSAPSTGEPRTGLSMGEHQAITTAAWGISREDQDELALTSHKNLAAAYERGFFDDLLTGFRGLSKDNNLRADSTLEKLGKLNPAFGRSLPEEATMTAGNSTPLTDGASAVLLGSLEWAEERQLTPLARIVDAQAAGVDFVNGEEGLLMAPAYAVPKLLERNNLELGDFDYYEIHEAFASTVLCHLKAWESEEFAHEKLGRDSAVGSIERSKLNVNGSSLAAGHPFAATGGRIVATLAKQLHDSAQETGKSQRGLISVCAAGGLGVTMILEADQPAK, translated from the coding sequence ATGTCTCAGGCCTACGTACTCGGCGGCAACCGAATTCCTTTCGCGCGTTCCAATGGGGCCTATGCCTCGGCAAGCAACCTCGATATGCTCACCACCACGTTTGACGGGTTGGCCGCTCGTTACGGACTCGCAGGTCAGCAGGTGGGCGAGGTCGCTGCTGGAGCCGTCCTCAAACATTCGAAGGATTTCAATCTGACCCGTGAGGCCGTGCTCGGTTCGGCGTTCGCCTCGTCGACGCCCGCGTATGACGTCCAACAGGCCTGCGCAACGGGGTTGGAGACCGTCTGGGGTCTGAGCAATAAGATCAGGCTAGGCCAGATGGACTCCGCGGTTGCCGGCGGCGTGGATTCCGCCTCCGACGCGCCGATCGTGGTCTCCGAGGGACTCCGTCGCGGGCTCTTGGAGTTGTCTCGGGCCAAAACACTGAAACAGCGTTTGGCTGCCGTATCCAAGATCCGCCCCGCGGATATCAAGCCTTCCGCCCCGAGCACCGGGGAACCCCGCACAGGGCTGTCGATGGGTGAACACCAGGCGATCACCACGGCCGCCTGGGGGATTTCGCGTGAAGACCAGGACGAGTTGGCTCTGACCAGTCACAAGAACCTGGCTGCCGCGTACGAGCGGGGATTCTTCGATGATCTCCTGACGGGTTTCCGCGGGCTCAGCAAGGACAACAATCTTCGTGCGGATTCGACCCTTGAGAAGTTGGGAAAATTGAACCCGGCTTTCGGGCGCAGCCTGCCGGAAGAAGCAACCATGACCGCCGGAAATTCCACGCCGTTGACCGATGGTGCCTCGGCGGTTCTTCTGGGAAGTTTGGAGTGGGCGGAAGAGCGCCAGCTCACGCCGCTCGCGCGCATCGTCGATGCCCAGGCGGCTGGGGTCGACTTCGTCAATGGAGAAGAAGGCCTCCTCATGGCCCCGGCGTACGCCGTCCCGAAGTTGCTCGAGCGGAACAATCTTGAACTGGGCGATTTCGACTACTACGAGATACATGAGGCATTCGCCTCGACGGTCCTGTGCCATCTCAAGGCTTGGGAATCGGAAGAGTTCGCCCATGAGAAATTGGGCCGCGACTCTGCCGTGGGATCGATCGAGCGGAGCAAGCTCAACGTTAACGGATCCTCCTTGGCCGCCGGGCATCCTTTTGCCGCGACGGGTGGACGCATTGTCGCAACACTTGCCAAACAACTACACGACTCGGCCCAAGAGACAGGCAAATCCCAGCGCGGCCTGATCTCGGTGTGCGCCGCCGGAGGTCTCGGCGTGACCATGATCCTCGAAGCGGATCAGCCTGCCAAGTAG
- a CDS encoding DUF2273 domain-containing protein has translation MTEYALNDRGSLELVTEDYYDAEILRMFDGRRLDREQVLDAVAHLVPEPDNPWFPGSVAVWVAGHKVARMTPEDSERYWKPLARIVVSGYIPVAPIRYWATQRRENGHSRLETKAVLSVSRPELLFPINSSPVRAALLPQGPSVKVLDENDYAEYLHDVLPVSGEGRVILTLEANRHKMVDGHEVDVVDVLHDRRVVGRLSTQMSEQLAPVVRYAFENNKLTAVWGTIRGSSYELSLTVQAVRADDIPRSWYLDLPNSVPQLKPRQETYELDPAYVPTEAEADPDLKRPPKPGEEPYRAYPLTHGSTAASGGRSSRHGDYRTAIGLGALGALLVILGIVFVFFKPVLGVLGILIGASIAFVGLYIGRIQGPARLEDFTYEEPYSDDEQEPEDDDSEYPHDQDVEATYPDAEGTFDDESSMDLPEADGPEQDLEAEAAEEYDVEAVSDANRGHGRHLDAARYFHDQTSLDSSDGYETIGQESSSASQREYRD, from the coding sequence GTGACTGAATACGCGCTCAATGATCGTGGATCCTTGGAGCTTGTCACCGAGGACTACTACGACGCCGAGATCTTGCGGATGTTTGACGGTCGTCGCTTGGATCGAGAGCAGGTCTTGGACGCCGTGGCCCATTTGGTGCCGGAACCGGACAACCCATGGTTCCCCGGCAGCGTCGCCGTCTGGGTCGCTGGGCACAAGGTTGCTCGTATGACTCCGGAAGACTCCGAGCGATATTGGAAGCCTCTGGCCCGGATCGTGGTCTCCGGCTACATCCCGGTAGCTCCGATTCGATATTGGGCAACGCAACGCAGGGAAAACGGTCATTCCCGCCTCGAGACCAAAGCCGTGCTTTCCGTCTCGCGCCCGGAGTTGCTGTTCCCCATCAACTCTTCACCCGTACGTGCCGCCCTCCTCCCCCAAGGCCCGAGCGTCAAAGTGCTCGACGAGAACGACTATGCCGAGTACTTGCACGATGTTCTGCCTGTTTCCGGGGAAGGGCGTGTGATTCTGACACTCGAAGCGAACCGTCACAAGATGGTTGACGGCCATGAGGTCGATGTGGTGGACGTCCTCCATGATCGACGCGTCGTCGGGCGCCTCAGCACGCAGATGTCCGAGCAACTGGCTCCCGTAGTCCGCTACGCTTTCGAGAACAACAAGCTGACCGCCGTATGGGGGACCATCCGTGGTAGCTCTTACGAGTTGTCGTTGACTGTACAGGCCGTGCGAGCCGACGACATTCCACGTTCTTGGTATCTTGACCTGCCGAATTCGGTTCCGCAGCTCAAGCCGCGGCAAGAAACCTATGAACTCGACCCTGCATACGTTCCGACCGAAGCAGAAGCCGACCCCGATCTCAAACGTCCTCCCAAGCCCGGTGAGGAGCCCTACCGTGCATATCCGTTGACGCACGGCAGCACTGCCGCAAGCGGGGGTCGTTCGTCGCGGCATGGCGATTACCGGACGGCGATTGGCTTGGGCGCGCTCGGGGCTCTCCTGGTGATCCTCGGTATCGTTTTCGTCTTCTTCAAACCAGTTCTTGGGGTTCTGGGCATTCTGATCGGAGCCTCCATCGCGTTCGTCGGGCTCTACATCGGCCGTATTCAAGGGCCCGCGCGGCTCGAGGACTTCACCTATGAAGAACCTTACTCAGACGATGAGCAGGAGCCCGAGGACGACGACTCCGAATACCCGCATGACCAAGACGTCGAGGCTACGTATCCAGATGCCGAGGGCACGTTCGACGACGAATCTTCGATGGACTTGCCGGAGGCAGACGGCCCCGAACAAGACCTCGAGGCCGAAGCCGCTGAGGAATACGACGTGGAGGCCGTCTCGGACGCCAATCGCGGGCACGGACGTCATCTGGACGCGGCTCGCTACTTCCATGATCAGACGAGCCTGGATTCCTCGGACGGTTATGAAACCATCGGCCAGGAGTCCTCTTCCGCGTCTCAACGCGAGTACAGGGACTGA